The Oncorhynchus nerka isolate Pitt River linkage group LG12, Oner_Uvic_2.0, whole genome shotgun sequence genome includes a region encoding these proteins:
- the tesk1b gene encoding LOW QUALITY PROTEIN: dual specificity testis-specific protein kinase 2 (The sequence of the model RefSeq protein was modified relative to this genomic sequence to represent the inferred CDS: inserted 2 bases in 1 codon) — protein sequence MERVEPDRCQEAAEPPIHAVHGPNRIRPSSYRALRSAVSSLARIDDFICEKIGSGFFSEVFKVQHRISGRVMALKMNTMASNRANMLREVQLLNRLSHPNILRFVGVCVNEGQLHALTEYINGGNLEQLLDSDQYLSWSVRMGLSLDIARGLQYLHSRGIFHRDLTSKNCLVRWASGQCTAVVGDFGLAEKIPEYSEESDQEPLAVVGSPYWMAPEVLRGEVYNEKVDVFAYGIILCEVIARIQADPDVLPRTEDFGLDIETFQHMVGDCPPDFLNLAVTCCHMDPKRRPSFSAIVKELEGRATERTDEAAPMASLSPDLSLLRRRSLCLPGDPRLCRSKSDMLPPVTLPTLAPPTRVNPFSLREDLNGGKIKLFDTPSKSVISLTFTLPQPLDPCTTPSDRAGGGGMPRGRLHRRCLSLPCTPPPDLLPPTTKDNSAEKTDLGTGSNERNGEKEEREIVEERFTFESEFVVEEDVKRRKSSEGLTADDSGLPLDPELLSLDQLCDEEEVDTSSLEEEPMDCTSSPDTLDGTQPTVLPYSKPSTPTPPTFTNGWGNVPPISNDPPCLPPLPLPHLGWGGTNGYHSTPGGPIGGSPFSTGNGSAPSLEQEEVISCSGCCLAGLRFPSLCFRAXPHRNPYKNLNRDSTGANRGLLYKGPKGRPSSPTNPEPGLALPGAQT from the exons ATGGAGCGAGTCGAGCCGGACCGGTGTCAGGAGGCGGCGGAGCCACCCATCCACGCGGTACACGGGCCGAACCGGATCAGGCCCTCGTCCTACCGGGCACTGCGCAGCGCTGTGTCCAGCCTGGCCCGGATAGATGACTTCATCTGCGAGAAGATTGGCTCGGGCTTCTTCTCAGAAGTGTTCAAG GTGCAGCACCGTATCAGTGGGCGGGTGATGGCTCTGAAGATGAACACCATGGCCAGTAACAGAGCGAACATGCTGAGGGAGGTCCAACTGCTGAACCGCCTGTCTCACCCCAACATACTCAG GTTTGTAGGGGTATGTGTTAATGAGGGACAGCTCCATGCATTAACAGAG TACATCAACGGGGGTAACCTTGAGCAGCTGCTGGACAGTGACCAGTACCTGTCGTGGTCAGTCAGGATGGGCTTGTCTCTAGACATCGCTAGGGggctgcagtacctccacagcaGAGGCATCTTCCATAGAGACCTCACATCCAag AACTGCCTGGTGCGTTGGGCCAGTGGCCAGTGTACGGCTGTGGTGGGGGACTTTGGCCTGGCAGAGAAAATACCAGAGTACAG TGAAGAGTCCGATCAGGAGCCTCTGGCTGTGGTGGGCTCCCCCTACTGGATGGCACCGGAAGTACTGCGAGGAGAGGTCTACAACGAGAAAGTGGACGTCTTTGCGTATGGGATCATCCTGTGTGAGGTCATCGCTAGGATACAGGCAGACCCTGACGTCCTCCCCCGCACAGAG GACTTTGGTCTGGACATAGAGACGTTTCAGCACATGGTGGGAGACTGTCCCCCTGACTTCCTGAACCTGGCGGTCACCTGCTGCCAC ATGGATCCAAAGCGTCGTCCATCGTTCTCAGCGATCGTAAAAGAGCTGGAGGGAAGAGCGACGGAGAGGACCGATGAAGCTGCAccaatgg CATCTCTTTCTCCAGATCTCAGCCTGCTGCGAAGAcggtccctctgtctccctggtGACCCCCGCCTCTGCCGCAGCAAATCAGACATGCTCCCTCCAGTCACGCTCCCCACTCTGGCCCCTCCCACCCGTGTCAACCCCTTCTCCCTGCGAGAGGACCTTAACGGAGGCAAGATCAAACTGTTTGACACGCCCAGCAAGTCAGTCATCTCTTTAACGTTCACCTTACCCCAACCTCTGGACCCCTGTACCACCCCCTCTGACAGAGCAGGGGGTGGGGGTATGCCCCGAGGAAGGCTCCATAGACGCTGCCTGTCCCTGCCCTGCACCCCTCCTCCAGATCTCCTGCCCCCCACCACCAAAGACAATAGTGCAGAGAAAACAGACCTAGGGACTGGTAGTaatgagaggaatggagagaaggaggagagggaaatcGTAGAAGAGAGGTTTACCTTTGAGTCTGAGTTCGTGGTCGAAGAGGatgtgaagaggaggaagagcagcgaGGGCCTCACTGCCGATGACTCCGGGCTTCCTCTCGACCCAGAGCTGCTGTCATTAGACCAGCTATGTGACGAGGAGGAAGTGGACACAAGCAGCCTGGAGGAAGAACCCATGGACTGCACCAGCTCCCCCGACACTCTAGATGGCACTCAACCTACAGTCCTGCCTTATTCCAAACCCTCCACACCCACCCCCCCTACATTCACCAATGGCTGGGGTAATGTTCCCCCCATATCCAATGACCCTCCCTGCTTGCCCCCCCTACCCTTGCCCCACCTAGGATGGGGGGGCACCAACGGGTACCACTCCACTCCTGGGGGGCCCATAGGGGGCTCGCCGTTCAGCACCGGTAATGGTTCCGCTCCCTCTCTGGAGCAGGAGGAGGTTATCTCATGTTCTGGATGTTGCCTGGCGGGGCTCCGGTTCCCCTCGCTGTGTTTCCGCGC CCCTCACAGGAACCCCTATAAGAACCTGAACAGGGACAGTACGGGAGCCAACCGAGGGCTGCTCTATAAAGGTCCTAAGGGACGACCGTCCTCGCCTACCAACCCAGAGCCTGGCCTAGCCCTGCCTGGGGCGCAAACATAG